A genome region from Panicum virgatum strain AP13 chromosome 4K, P.virgatum_v5, whole genome shotgun sequence includes the following:
- the LOC120702538 gene encoding peptide methionine sulfoxide reductase A5-like: protein MAAAAGIAAVVGVLILLVAGVSGARLPARGAAVRGPALPRGGAPATAVFALGSFWRSEAAFGCLPGVIRTSVGYAGGSKANPEYRNLADHAECVKVEYDPRLIHYKQLLDVFWASHDPREVFGQGPDVGNQYRSVIFTNGTIEARLAALSKEKEQAKDRSSVITTQIQPLGAFHPAEPEHQKFELKRKPFLLQLIGNLPEEELLTSTLAAKLNAYAAELCPANTQKRISSKIDEIAKKGWPILREI, encoded by the exons atggcggccgccgcAGGCATCGCGGCGGTAGTGGGGGTGCTCATCCTCCTCGTCGCGGGGGTCTCGGGCGCGCGCCTCCcggcccgcggcgccgccgtccgcggacCGGCGTTGCCGCGCGGGGGAGCGCCGGCCACGGCGGTGTTCGCGCTGGGCAGCTTCTGGAGGTCGGAGGCGGCGTTTGGCTGCCTTCCCGGCGTTATCCGCACCTCGGTTGGTTATGCTGGCGGCTCCAAGGCCAACCCCGAGTACCGCAACCTCGCCGACCACGCCGAGTGCGTCAAG GTTGAGTATGATCCCCGGCTGATTCACTACAAGCAGCTTTTGGACGTGTTTTGGGCAAGTCATGATCCACGGGAGGTGTTTGGGCAAGGGCCAGATGTTGGCAACCAGTACAG ATCTGTCATCTTCACTAATGGAACCATTGAGGCCAGATTGGCTGCTCTTagcaaagaaaaagaacaagctAAAGATCGCAGTAGCGTTATTACCACACAGATCCAACCATTGGGGGCGTTCCATCCTGCTGAACCAGAACATCAG AAATTTGAACTGAAGCGCAAGCCATTCCTCCTGCAATTGATTGGGAATTTGCCAGAGGAGGAGCTCCTGACATCAACACTAGCTGCAAAGCTGAATGCATATGCTGCTGAGCTCTGCCCTGCGAATACCCAAAAGAGAATTAGCTCCAAGATTGATGAGATTGCAAAGAAAGGATGGCCCATCTTAAGGGAAATTTAG
- the LOC120702540 gene encoding pentatricopeptide repeat-containing protein At2g35030, mitochondrial, which yields MVASAALRRLRSSPRLRLAVAGSYGSASASAAAVGLERAEDPSRRIAELAAGGRVWDARRLFDGTPDRDVVAWTAMVSAYARWGMLRDARALFDRPDARRNVVTWTALLSGYARARRVDEAEALFERMPQRNVVSWNTMLEAYVAAGRVDDARALFDHMPVRDAGSWNILLAGLVRSGSVDKARELFARMPDRDVMAYTTMVTGIARHCNVDEARVLFDVMPNRNVVSWNAMISGYISNDRIDEALDLFMKMHRRDVASWNIMINGFIQRKDLKRARELFDEAPERNVVTWTTMINGYLQGMQSEMALGFFSGMLTAGIRPNKVSFLGTLDACSNLAALCEGQQVHQMICKTAFQFDTFVESALMNVYSKCGEIGLARKLFDLSREKDLISWNGIIAAYAHHGVGIEAILLYDKMQENGYKPNDVTYVVLLSACSHSGLVDEGLKIFESMVKDKSVAVRDEHYTSLIDLCSRAGRLDDAKRLIHCLKIKPASGSVWSALLGGCNAHGNVSIGNLAARSLLEAEPDNAGTYTLLSNIYASAGKWKEAARIRSEMNSRGLKKQPGCSWIEVANKVHVFVSRDKSHSESDLINGLVQDIHHMMRIAGTVPTDSILDEEVVSI from the coding sequence ATGGTGGCttcggcggcgctgcgccggctccGCTCCTCGCCGCGGCTCCGGCTTGCCGTCGCCGGCTCCTATGGCAGCGCAagtgcctccgccgctgccgtggGGCTGGAGCGCGCGGAGGACCCGAGCCGCCGCATCGCGGAGCTGGCCGCGGGGGGGCGCGTGTGGGACGCGCGCAGGCTGTTCGACGGGACGCCCGACCGGGACGTGGTGGCCTGGACGGCGATGGTGTCGGCGTACGCGCGGTGGGGGATGCTGCGGGACGCGCGGGCGCTGTTCGACCGCCCCGACGCGCGCCGGAACGTGGTCACCTGGACGGCGCTCCTCTCCGGGtacgcgcgcgcccgccgcgtCGACGAGGCCGAGGCGCTGTTCGAGCGGATGCCCCAGCGGAACGTCGTCTCCTGGAACACGATGCTGGAGGCGTACGTCGCGGCCGGCCGGGTGGACGATGCCCGTGCGCTGTTCGACCACATGCCGGTGAGGGATGCCGGCTCGTGGAACATTCTGCTGGCCGGACTGGTGCGGTCGGGGAGTGTGGATAAAGCGCGAGAGCTGTTTGCGAGAATGCCAGATAGGGACGTGATGGCTTATACTACTATGGTTACTGGTATTGCGAGGCACTGTAATGTTGATGAGGCTCGAGTGTTGTTCGATGTCATGCCAAACAGGAATGTGGTTTCTTGGAATGCCATGATCTCTGGGTACATAAGTAATGACAGGATTGATGAAGCGCTGGATTTGTTCATGAAGATGCACAGGAGGGATGTTGCTTCTTGGAACATTATGATTAACGGTTTTATCCAGAGAAAAGATTTGAAGAGGGCACGGGAGCTATTTGATGAGGCGCCCGAAAGGAATGTTGTCACTTGGACTACCATGATAAATGGTTACTTGCAAGGCATGCAAAGTGAAATGGCATTGGGGTTCTTTAGTGGTATGCTTACGGCAGGTATCAGACCAAATAAAGTGTCATTTTTGGGTACTCTTGATGCTTGCAGCAACCTTGCGGCACTCTGTGAAGGGCAGCAGGTGCATCAAATGATATGCAAAACAGCATTTCAGTTTGATACTTTTGTCGAGTCCGCCCTGATGAATGTATATTCCAAGTGTGGTGAAATTGGGTTGGCAAGAAAGTTGTTTGATCTTTCTAGGGAGAAGGACTTGATCTCTTGGAATGGAATCATTGCGGCATATGCGCATCATGGTGTTGGCATAGAAGCTATACTCCTGTATGACAAGATGCAAGAAAATGGATATAAGCCTAATGATGTCACCTATGTGGTGTTGCTCTCAGCATGTAGTCACTCTGGTTTGGTTGATGAAGGGCTTAAGATCTTTGAATCCATGGTTAAAGATAAGTCAGTTGCAGTGCGTGATGAGCATTATACTAGCTTGATTGATCTTTGTAGCCGAGCAGGACGACTTGATGATGCCAAAAGGTTAATCCACTGTCTTAAGATTAAGCCTGCATCAGGTTCTGTCTGGAGTGCCCTTCTAGGTGGGTGTAATGCACATGGAAATGTGAGCATTGGCAATTTGGCAGCTAGAAGTCTGTTAGAAGCAGAACCTGATAATGCTGGAACCTATACGCTCCTGTCTAACATCTATGCTTCTGCTGGTAAGTGGAAAGAAGCAGCACGAATTAGGTCAGAGATGAACAGTCGAGGACTAAAGAAACAACCAGGATGCAGTTGGATTGAGGTGGCAAATAAGGTTCATGTATTTGTATCACGTGATAAGTCCCATAGTGAATCTGACTTGATCAACGGTCTGGTACAAGATATCCATCACATGATGAGGATTGCTGGAACTGTTCCCACTGATAGTATACTTGATGAGGAGGTAGTGTCTATTTAG
- the LOC120702541 gene encoding RNA demethylase ALKBH9B-like has protein sequence MAMAPSSSSGGGGGGGDPMALVQGYTGEELAIAGEFLTTWLPFLSAGLCPSCVESLRGRVDSLLPRDEESPRTPTLQIDQIEATGWDSDPAPQKHPPFEPSGWDSDPPPPPPQQQQQPAPAPAEKPRMSWADMAQEDELAAAAEEDTAAAAADDGEEGGEVGRPKVQLTRDQREQRRFKNVVRKKDYICLERVNGRLVNILEGLELHAGVFSSAEQRRIVECVYDLQERGRRGELGDRTYTEPQKWMRGKGRVTIQFGCCYNYATDKNGNPPGIIQTIVSDPMPDLFKTMIKRLVRWQVLPPTCVPDSCIVNIYEPADCIPPHIDSHDFVRPFCTVSFLSECNILFGSNLRASAPGEFTGSIAIPLPVGSVLVLNGNGADVAKHCVPAVPTKRISITFRKMDPAKRPFNFKDDPELLNLTPLGTVVQEAGRSSNESRSKLPDAQITNLSKLSRGKRSKGRTSAGKVGSGILGDQPPAVEVLSRQSLHGQRPVSASSAERERNSGRWSREPRYQSNALGMQAQVDDIREWPHPLAQERRHGNGINSSEDGVESVERRPRVEHRQISLINRTINDDMEPLSISSRESGDQPHANTRPLYNKPRRTRVSLDD, from the exons ATGGCcatggcgccctcctcctcctccggtggcggcggcggcgggggcgacccGATGGCGCTCGTGCAGGGGTACACGGGCGAGGAGCTGGCCATCGCGGGGGAGTTCCTCACCACATGGCTCCCCTTCCTCTCCGCGGGCCTCTGCCCCTCCTGCGTCGAGTCGCTCCGCGGCCGCGTCGACTCCTTGCTCCCGCGAG ATGAGGAATCGCCGCGGACGCCGACGCTTCAGATCGATCAGATTGAGGCGACGGGGTGGGACTCCGATCCCGCGCCCCAGAAGCATCCGCCTTTCGAGCCCAGCGGATGGGAttcggatccgccgccgccgccgccgcagcagcagcagcagccggcgccggcgccggcggagaaGCCGAGGATGTCGTGGGCGGACATGGCGCAGGAGGACGagctggccgcggcggcggaggaggacacggcggccgcggcggctgatgacggggaggaggggggcgaGGTTGGGAGGCCCAAGGTGCAGCTGACGAGGGACCAGCGGGAACAGAGGAGGTTCAAGAACGTGGTGCGGAAGAAGGATTACATCTGCCTCGAGAGGGTTAATGGCCGCCTCGTCAACATCCTTGAGGGCCTTGAGCTTCATGCTGGTGTGTTCAGCTCAGCTGAGCAGCGGCGCATTGTCGAATGCGTGTATGACCTCCAGGAGAGGGGCAGGCGTGGGGAGCTCGGAG ATCGCACATACACTGAACCCCAAAAATGGATGCGTGGTAAAGGCCGGGTAACAATCCAATTTGGATGCTGTTACAATTATGCTACG GATAAGAACGGAAATCCACCAGGCATTATACAGACCATTGTTTCTGATCCAATGCCTGATCTCTTTAAGACTATGATTAAGAGATTGGTACGATGGCAAGTTCTGCCGCCGACTTGTGTGCCAGACAGCTGCATTGTAAATATATATGAACCTGCAGATTGCATCCCACCACATATAGATAGCCATGATTTTGTTCGGCCATTTTGTACCGTTTCTTTCCTCAGCGAATGCAACATTCTTTTTGGATCTAACCTGAGAGCTTCTGCCCCTGGAGAATTCACTGGTTCAATTGCGATCCCTCTCCCTGTCGG GTCTGTGCTTGTCCTGAACGGCAATGGTGCTGATGTAGCAAAGCATTGTGTTCCAGCTGTCCCGACCAAAAG GATATCCATTACCTTCAGAAAAATGGACCCAGCAAAGCGTCCATTCAATTTTAAAGATGATCCAGAACTGCTTAACCTTACACCTCTAGGGACAGTTGTGCAAGAAGCTGGCAGATCATCAAATGAAAGCAGGAGCAAGCTACCTGATGCCCAAATAACAAATCTGAGCAAACTATCCAGAGGCAAGAGGTCTAAAGGAAGAACATCTGCTGGGAAAGTTGGAAGCGGCATTCTTGGAGACCAACCTCCTGCAGTAGAAGTTCTGTCACGGCAAAGTCTGCATGGCCAGCGCCCTGTCTCTGCATCAAGtgcagagagagaaaggaacTCTGGCAGGTGGTCAAGGGAACCGAGATATCAATCTAATGCTCTTGGCATGCAGGCTCAGGTGGATGATATCAGAGAGTGGCCACATCCGTTGGCACAAGAGAGACGGCATGGCAATGGCATTAATTCCAGTGAAGATGGTGTTGAATCTGTGGAAAGGAGACCACGGGTGGAGCATAGACAGATCTCGTTGATCAACCGAACAATAAATGATGACATGGAGCCTCTTTCAATCTCAAGCCGTGAATCAGGTGACCAGCCTCATGCTAACACGCGACCCTTGTATAACAAGCCAAGGAGGACCAGAGTAAGCCTGGATGACTGA
- the LOC120702542 gene encoding probable CCR4-associated factor 1 homolog 11, producing the protein MPSRDGGPAVMHPPPLPPLPSSSFAHIVPQYHPAMVPYAPQPAQLVYSAKAQVRDVWSGNLEEELANIAALLPYYPCVCMDTEFPGAVHDSGTPRYLRGPRESYALVKRNVDDLKLLQVGFALSGAAGRCPVAWQFNVRGFDPARDPHAPASVAMLRAQGMDLGTLREFGVRPGDLAAGFYRCGLGCGNLTWAAFAGAYDFAYLAKVLTGGRPLPDTLDGFHALLQGLFGPKVLDAKHLARCCGIRGGLEQVAAALGVERAAGRAHCAGSDSLLTTDVLLAMVDRFFRNTNVLSHAGTIADLA; encoded by the coding sequence ATGCCCTCCCGCGACGGCGGCCCTGCCGTCATGCAccctccgccgctgcctcctctgcCGTCGTCCAGCTTCGCTCACATCGTGCCCCAGTACCACCCAGCCATGGTGCCGTACGCGCCGCAGCCCGCGCAGCTGGTGTACTCGGCCAAGGCCCAGGTCCGGGACGTGTGGTCCGGGAACCTCGAGGAGGAGCTCGCCAACATCGCGGCGCTGCTGCCCTACTACCCGTGCGTGTGCATGGACACGGAGTTCCCCGGCGCCGTGCACGACTCGGGCACGCCGCGCTACCTCCGCGGCCCGCGCGAGAGCTACGCGCTGGTGAAGAGGAACGTCGACGACCTCAAGCTGCTCCAGGTCGGGTTCGCGCtgtccggcgccgccggccgctgccccgTCGCGTGGCAGTTCAACGTCCGGGGCTTCGACCCCGCGCGCGACCCGCACGCGCCGGCCTCCGTCGCCATGCTCCGCGCGCAGGGCATGGACTTGGGCACGCTGCGGGAGTTCGGCGTCCGCCCGGGCGACCTGGCCGCAGGGTTCTACCGCTGCGGCCTCGGCTGCGGGAACCTCACCTGGGCGGCGTTCGCCGGCGCCTACGACTTCGCGTACCTCGCCAAGGTGCTCACCGGCGGCCGCCCGCTGCCGGACACGCTGGACGGCTTCCACGCCCTGCTCCAGGGGCTCTTCGGGCCCAAGGTGCTCGACGCGAAGCACCTCGCGAGGTGCTGCGGCATCCGCGGGGGGCTGGAGCAggtggccgccgcgctcggcgtcgagcgcgccgccggccgcgcgcactGCGCCGGCTCCGACAGCCTGCTCACCACCGACGTGCTCCTGGCGATGGTGGACCGCTTCTTCAGGAACACCAACGTGCTCTCGCACGCCGGCACCATCGCAGATTTAGCGTAG